One segment of Radiobacillus kanasensis DNA contains the following:
- a CDS encoding DUF4153 domain-containing protein has protein sequence MKVERNDIQFFIICLALAILAEISFFHGTIGVSYLVFIIAFYSIFFIRFRKVAFTHRRIGTLCMFVIWMLAASYFVYDNPFLYQLNILVIPVLMFIHIILVTSPKSLQWHTPPFLIFLFSKIGKAIKYNKRFMGKVFHSIFRNADPKTGYMIKRIITGLLIGGPILIVVTILLMSADTVFSRLVWNVPTFILELNVQQQIFRTVAVLIFWFVFFGVFQVLTLHYRNPVSYKENTVLTKGFDSVVALTILLLLNTVYVLFTVIQFTYFFGGNLQEGLTYAEYARKGFFELILVTMINWTLLTSFLKWTRTEGERNRVALKSMYSLLVLVSGIMLASAYQRLSLYEAAYGFTYDRLLAHAFMIYLMIIFAYTFIRIWMEKLSLFHFYIIASLLFYTALNVIPFHKVIVENNLDRFEETGKIDLDYLNTLSYTGVEGVIDIYEENPDHIAAQQILRERMQRTYNEERNWQAYNITRSRVIEQLKNLDVD, from the coding sequence ATGAAAGTGGAACGTAATGATATCCAATTTTTTATTATCTGTTTGGCCTTAGCCATTTTAGCAGAGATTAGCTTTTTCCATGGAACAATTGGTGTGTCGTATCTTGTATTCATTATTGCTTTTTATAGTATCTTTTTTATTCGTTTTCGAAAGGTTGCTTTTACGCATCGACGCATTGGTACTTTGTGTATGTTCGTTATTTGGATGCTGGCAGCAAGCTATTTTGTTTACGACAACCCTTTTCTATATCAATTGAATATATTAGTGATTCCGGTGCTCATGTTTATTCATATCATACTTGTGACATCTCCAAAATCGTTACAATGGCATACGCCACCATTCCTTATATTTTTATTTTCTAAGATAGGAAAAGCGATTAAATATAACAAACGATTTATGGGGAAGGTATTTCATTCGATTTTTCGTAATGCGGATCCCAAAACGGGGTACATGATTAAACGAATTATAACAGGTCTTCTGATTGGTGGACCCATTCTAATCGTCGTCACAATCTTGCTTATGTCGGCAGATACCGTCTTTTCCAGACTCGTCTGGAATGTTCCAACTTTTATTCTGGAATTAAATGTTCAACAACAAATTTTTCGTACCGTAGCGGTTTTGATATTTTGGTTTGTGTTTTTCGGTGTTTTTCAAGTGTTAACCCTTCACTATCGAAACCCTGTCTCATATAAAGAAAATACTGTTCTCACTAAGGGGTTTGATAGTGTTGTTGCACTCACTATTTTACTTTTATTAAATACAGTCTATGTCCTATTTACCGTGATTCAATTTACGTATTTCTTTGGGGGCAACTTACAGGAAGGGCTCACGTACGCAGAGTATGCGCGAAAAGGGTTTTTTGAATTAATTCTCGTAACGATGATTAACTGGACCCTTTTAACAAGCTTTTTGAAATGGACTCGAACGGAAGGGGAAAGAAACCGAGTAGCTCTGAAATCCATGTACTCTCTGTTGGTTCTTGTAAGTGGCATTATGCTAGCTTCTGCCTATCAACGGTTAAGCTTGTATGAGGCGGCTTACGGGTTTACTTATGATCGTCTGCTTGCACACGCATTTATGATCTATCTTATGATTATTTTTGCGTATACTTTTATTCGAATCTGGATGGAAAAACTATCTCTTTTCCATTTTTACATTATTGCAAGTTTGTTGTTTTATACAGCACTTAACGTTATTCCATTTCATAAAGTTATTGTTGAAAACAACCTCGACCGATTTGAGGAAACGGGAAAAATTGACTTGGATTACTTGAATACACTTTCCTATACAGGAGTAGAAGGTGTCATTGATATTTACGAGGAGAACCCAGATCATATTGCTGCACAACAGATCCTCCGAGAGAGAATGCAACGAACATATAATGAGGAAAGAAACTGGCAGGCCTACAATATTACGAGAAGCCGAGTAATCGAGCAACTGAAGAACTTGGATGTAGATTAG
- a CDS encoding DUF1129 family protein → MNAKELIQLNNEKRESLNEENLAYYEDMLLYIRATFNRSEQHTEELLMELLDHLLDAQSNGKTATEVFGDDPKSYCKEMIKELPKEKKISSAIFIFYLACYGLAWASIPYGIISLFLDTPADSVQLGSAAIIVTVNALLMVFCVFLVFKLIGWTTYNQIHKVLELFLYMLVFILFVVGGLFLSRSIPSFGPAITLSPLIYIVIGVILFGISYVLNKAFKITKA, encoded by the coding sequence ATGAATGCAAAGGAGCTTATTCAACTCAACAACGAAAAAAGAGAATCATTAAATGAGGAAAATTTAGCTTACTATGAAGATATGCTCTTATATATCCGAGCAACATTCAATCGTTCGGAGCAACATACCGAAGAGTTATTAATGGAGCTTCTAGATCATCTACTTGATGCACAATCCAATGGAAAAACAGCAACGGAAGTTTTTGGAGATGATCCAAAGTCTTATTGTAAGGAAATGATTAAAGAACTTCCAAAGGAAAAAAAGATAAGTAGTGCAATTTTTATTTTTTACTTAGCATGCTACGGATTAGCTTGGGCTAGCATTCCATATGGAATCATTAGTCTCTTCTTAGATACACCTGCTGATTCCGTTCAACTTGGATCCGCGGCTATAATCGTTACGGTAAATGCTCTACTAATGGTGTTTTGCGTATTTCTAGTTTTTAAACTAATAGGTTGGACGACGTACAATCAAATTCATAAAGTCCTTGAACTCTTTTTATATATGCTCGTATTTATTTTATTTGTTGTCGGAGGGTTGTTCTTATCTAGAAGTATTCCATCATTCGGACCAGCAATCACGTTATCTCCACTCATCTATATCGTTATTGGTGTGATTCTATTCGGCATTTCCTATGTATTGAATAAAGCCTTTAAAATTACGAAAGCGTAA
- a CDS encoding thioredoxin family protein, producing the protein MEAITSTEQFNDVINSDKPVIVKFFADWCPDCKRMDMFIGDILEEFNQYDWYEVNSDEVKGLAERFDVMGIPSILIFQNGEKLAHQHSAYTKTPEEVTEFLHQQLG; encoded by the coding sequence ATGGAAGCTATAACATCCACAGAACAGTTTAATGATGTCATCAATTCTGACAAGCCTGTCATCGTAAAGTTTTTCGCCGACTGGTGTCCAGATTGTAAACGAATGGATATGTTCATTGGAGATATTTTAGAAGAATTTAACCAATATGATTGGTATGAAGTAAATAGTGATGAAGTGAAGGGTTTAGCCGAGCGGTTTGATGTAATGGGAATTCCGAGCATTCTGATTTTCCAAAACGGAGAAAAGCTAGCACACCAGCATAGCGCTTATACAAAAACTCCAGAGGAAGTAACTGAATTTTTACATCAGCAGTTAGGCTAA
- the argS gene encoding arginine--tRNA ligase, translating to MNYKAQFAEALQEHLAELSYDSIYQLIEQPKQLSHGDLAFPCFELAKIKRTSPMNIASELAGKVASDLFEKVEAVGPYVNVFLDKRKVGSKVIHDILQKKNHYGDSDRGKDGKVPIDMSSPNIAKPFSMGHLRSTVIGNSIALLLKKSGYQPIRINHLGDWGTQFGKLMVAYKKWGEENKVRQNPIEELLQLYILFHEEAETDPSLVEEGRAWFKRLEDGDTEAESLWKWFREESLKEFNKIYELLGIEFDSTHGEAFYNDKMEEVVKLLEEKSLLTESEGAQVVDLSEHDLPPSLIRKSDGATLYTTRDLAAALYRNRTYDFVRSLYVVGNEQGLHFKQLKLVLEKMGYAWAKDLHHVSFGMILKDGKKMSTRKGKVVLLEEVLREAIDLAKFNMEEKNPGLVDKEEAAKAVGVGAVLFHDLKNHRNNDVEFSLEDMLRIEGETGPYVQYTHARGCSLLEKGNFQAQEGLIDLEEDHTYAWSIISELLSFPNTVKRATEQFDPSIIAKYVVDLAQAFNRYYAHVRVLEDTSKRDHRLALVQAVVLVLEEGLRLLGMKAPKQM from the coding sequence ATGAATTACAAAGCACAATTTGCCGAAGCATTACAAGAACATCTAGCAGAATTATCGTATGATTCGATTTATCAACTCATTGAACAACCAAAGCAATTGAGTCATGGGGATTTAGCCTTTCCGTGCTTTGAATTGGCAAAAATAAAACGAACGTCTCCTATGAATATTGCGAGTGAGTTAGCTGGAAAAGTGGCGAGTGATCTATTTGAAAAGGTCGAAGCGGTAGGACCCTATGTGAATGTCTTTTTGGATAAGAGAAAAGTCGGATCAAAAGTGATTCATGACATTCTCCAAAAGAAAAATCACTATGGCGATTCTGATAGAGGGAAAGATGGAAAAGTTCCAATCGACATGTCTTCTCCTAATATAGCAAAGCCATTTTCCATGGGGCACTTACGCTCTACGGTAATTGGAAACAGTATTGCTTTGCTTCTGAAGAAGTCTGGTTACCAACCGATTCGTATTAATCACCTCGGAGATTGGGGAACACAATTTGGCAAGCTGATGGTTGCGTATAAAAAGTGGGGAGAAGAAAATAAGGTCCGCCAAAACCCGATTGAGGAGCTACTCCAACTATATATCCTTTTTCACGAAGAAGCCGAAACCGACCCTAGTTTAGTGGAGGAAGGCCGTGCTTGGTTTAAACGATTGGAAGATGGGGATACAGAAGCAGAAAGCCTGTGGAAGTGGTTTAGAGAAGAGTCCTTAAAGGAATTTAACAAGATTTATGAGCTGTTAGGGATTGAATTTGATTCCACACATGGTGAAGCCTTTTATAACGATAAAATGGAGGAAGTTGTAAAGCTGTTAGAGGAAAAGAGCTTACTAACTGAATCAGAGGGTGCTCAGGTCGTTGATTTAAGTGAGCACGATTTACCGCCTAGTTTAATCCGGAAATCGGATGGCGCGACGCTTTACACAACGCGTGACTTAGCAGCTGCCTTATATCGCAATCGCACCTATGATTTTGTTCGATCGTTATATGTCGTTGGAAACGAACAAGGGCTTCATTTTAAACAATTGAAACTCGTTCTAGAGAAAATGGGTTATGCTTGGGCGAAGGATTTGCATCACGTTTCATTCGGGATGATTCTGAAAGATGGTAAAAAGATGTCGACACGCAAAGGGAAGGTCGTCTTATTAGAGGAAGTTCTTCGTGAAGCCATCGACTTAGCTAAGTTTAATATGGAAGAAAAAAATCCTGGACTAGTAGACAAGGAAGAAGCGGCTAAAGCTGTCGGTGTAGGTGCTGTGCTGTTCCATGATTTGAAAAACCACCGAAATAACGATGTGGAGTTTTCATTGGAAGACATGCTCCGTATTGAAGGGGAAACCGGACCTTATGTTCAATATACACATGCCAGAGGCTGTTCACTTTTAGAAAAAGGGAACTTCCAAGCACAAGAAGGCCTCATCGATTTGGAGGAAGATCACACTTATGCTTGGTCGATTATCAGTGAGTTATTAAGCTTTCCGAATACGGTCAAAAGAGCAACCGAACAATTCGATCCATCTATTATTGCTAAATATGTCGTCGATTTGGCACAAGCGTTTAACAGATACTATGCGCATGTTCGTGTCTTAGAAGATACGAGTAAAAGGGATCATCGCCTAGCTCTTGTTCAAGCTGTGGTACTTGTATTAGAAGAGGGACTAAGACTACTTGGCATGAAAGCACCAAAACAAATGTGA
- a CDS encoding PadR family transcriptional regulator, translating to MSLRSQILKGILEGCVLAIIEQQPTYGYELSLRLQENGLTDISEGSIYPILLRLQKEQLIKGTLQESETGPKRKYYSLTEKGLQALDDFLAQWNSIQPPVENILQKRSENS from the coding sequence TTGTCCTTACGTAGTCAAATACTGAAAGGAATACTGGAAGGCTGTGTGTTAGCCATCATAGAACAACAGCCCACCTATGGATATGAATTGTCCTTACGCTTACAGGAAAACGGACTAACGGATATTAGTGAAGGCTCGATTTATCCTATTCTTCTTCGCCTTCAGAAAGAACAATTGATTAAAGGAACATTACAAGAATCAGAAACCGGACCAAAACGAAAATATTATTCTCTTACAGAAAAAGGACTTCAAGCCCTTGATGACTTCCTGGCTCAATGGAACAGTATCCAACCACCAGTGGAGAACATTTTACAAAAAAGGAGTGAAAACTCATGA
- a CDS encoding GNAT family N-acetyltransferase translates to MIRLAELKDLPAIMEVVSASVEVMNGQGNFQWDNTYPLAENFQGDLDKQELYVYEEDEHVLGAVAISEKEHSEYHEISWSSDAPAITTKRLAVHPEARGKGIADAFFRKAEEVSIDKGLRYLKTDTFSKNTYAQKLFARHGYTFVEKRLVPEKEDSLLYYEKKV, encoded by the coding sequence TTGATTAGGTTAGCAGAACTGAAGGACTTACCTGCCATCATGGAAGTGGTGAGTGCCTCCGTAGAAGTGATGAATGGTCAAGGGAATTTTCAATGGGATAACACGTACCCACTTGCTGAAAACTTTCAAGGAGACCTGGACAAACAAGAGCTGTATGTATATGAAGAAGATGAACATGTACTAGGCGCAGTCGCGATAAGTGAGAAAGAGCATAGCGAATATCACGAGATCTCTTGGTCGAGTGATGCCCCGGCTATTACAACGAAGAGGTTAGCGGTTCATCCAGAGGCAAGAGGGAAGGGAATAGCCGATGCCTTTTTTCGAAAAGCAGAAGAAGTCAGTATTGATAAAGGACTTCGCTATCTAAAGACAGATACATTTTCTAAAAATACATATGCACAAAAGCTGTTTGCACGTCATGGGTACACGTTTGTGGAAAAACGACTTGTTCCAGAAAAAGAGGATTCCCTGCTGTATTATGAGAAAAAAGTGTAA
- a CDS encoding ABC transporter ATP-binding protein, producing MAVLEMQNVSVQIRDTPILKDIDFSTGNGSVTALIGHNGAGKSTIMKTIIGWQEKQKGMILINGQSQEEHFLEFKKQYSYLPEEPLLLSELTVYQHFQLYAKSYQMKKDIFEERVSTYIEDFEIKDKMDEYPEALSKGMRQKVQTICALLPDTPLLLIDEPFMGLDHYAMEYLQGVMKRKAQEGTSILLTTHQLEKVQEIADHFVMLKHGSIIDQGPIENFQELARRNES from the coding sequence ATGGCAGTACTAGAGATGCAAAATGTATCGGTTCAAATAAGAGATACACCGATTTTAAAAGACATTGATTTTTCTACAGGTAACGGTTCTGTTACTGCTTTGATCGGTCATAATGGGGCCGGGAAATCGACCATTATGAAAACAATCATTGGTTGGCAGGAAAAACAAAAAGGAATGATATTGATTAATGGTCAGTCCCAGGAGGAGCATTTTCTCGAATTTAAGAAGCAGTATTCCTACTTGCCGGAAGAGCCATTATTGCTTTCTGAATTAACGGTCTACCAACATTTTCAGTTATATGCTAAAAGCTATCAGATGAAGAAGGATATTTTTGAAGAGCGCGTTTCTACATACATAGAAGATTTTGAGATAAAAGATAAGATGGATGAATATCCAGAGGCATTGTCCAAAGGGATGCGCCAAAAAGTGCAAACGATTTGTGCGTTGTTACCAGATACTCCTCTACTTTTGATTGATGAACCGTTTATGGGATTAGATCACTACGCGATGGAATATTTACAAGGTGTTATGAAAAGAAAGGCGCAAGAAGGAACTAGTATTCTATTAACAACCCATCAACTAGAGAAGGTCCAAGAAATTGCTGATCACTTCGTCATGTTAAAACACGGAAGTATTATCGATCAAGGACCAATTGAAAACTTTCAAGAGCTTGCAAGGAGAAATGAGTCATGA
- a CDS encoding DUF2935 domain-containing protein → MEHYLKSAEFEHQFWLQVLGDHSRFIRDSLYPKEVNDIETAREFVFLFDELLERSKALGENNVIAFTKEAEAAAERLKTFKLSLLDRQLNGQVGMLLSPTFMNHTINELEEYQLVINYLKQGEAPPIFHELHHHLVWLVDASGHAGIINDHLDGVEKRLKKKSKQFEKHFNSFYLKAVELTGYLRTNQKSFPALTRFNSDVEVEMNLFRVFLHELEEMELSEELLGTFSGLMADHMAREECYYLIKLAESTQTSMPDCDPTKPRTLDPH, encoded by the coding sequence ATGGAACATTATTTAAAAAGCGCAGAATTTGAACATCAATTTTGGCTGCAGGTGTTAGGAGATCACTCCCGTTTTATTAGAGATTCCTTATATCCAAAAGAAGTAAACGATATAGAAACTGCCCGAGAATTTGTTTTTTTATTTGATGAACTTTTAGAAAGATCCAAAGCACTAGGGGAAAACAATGTGATCGCTTTCACAAAGGAAGCAGAGGCAGCAGCAGAGCGATTGAAAACATTTAAACTATCCCTTTTAGACCGTCAGTTGAACGGTCAGGTCGGGATGCTTTTATCCCCCACTTTTATGAACCATACAATCAATGAATTAGAGGAATATCAGTTGGTCATCAACTATTTAAAACAGGGAGAAGCACCTCCGATATTCCACGAGCTTCATCACCATCTCGTTTGGCTCGTCGATGCATCCGGACACGCTGGTATTATTAATGATCATCTCGATGGTGTAGAAAAACGTCTCAAGAAAAAGAGTAAACAGTTCGAAAAACACTTTAATTCCTTTTACTTAAAAGCTGTTGAACTGACCGGATACTTACGAACAAATCAGAAGTCCTTCCCTGCCTTAACGAGATTTAATTCCGATGTAGAAGTGGAAATGAATTTATTCCGCGTTTTTTTACATGAGTTAGAAGAAATGGAATTATCCGAAGAACTTCTAGGTACATTCTCTGGATTAATGGCCGATCACATGGCACGAGAAGAATGCTATTACTTAATTAAGCTAGCAGAATCTACCCAAACTTCTATGCCAGATTGTGATCCGACTAAACCAAGAACATTAGATCCTCATTAA
- a CDS encoding VOC family protein, whose product MLAFDHIVYAAADAENAQKEYSVKRGLLTTKGGSHEEWGTYNYLCYLYNDSYIEWLSISDEEKVSKSDNPLIQQLYQALNQGKSGGIQFALRTTELDSFIDHFQAKGIAYEGPFEGSRKRPDGSILTWRMLFPNSDSTSETLPFLIEWGDEMNKPQNPSFINREKFTTIHLGTTDLTKTVEKLTEIYQIKPTKEFEFPLENGTLIVREGNGARITTETM is encoded by the coding sequence ATGCTTGCCTTTGATCATATCGTATATGCAGCAGCAGATGCAGAAAATGCTCAGAAAGAATATTCCGTTAAAAGAGGTCTACTCACTACGAAAGGCGGAAGCCACGAAGAGTGGGGAACCTACAATTATTTATGCTACCTATATAATGATAGCTACATAGAGTGGCTTTCCATTTCCGACGAAGAAAAGGTTTCTAAAAGTGATAATCCGCTCATTCAGCAGTTGTATCAAGCACTTAACCAGGGGAAGTCTGGTGGAATCCAATTCGCGTTACGAACAACGGAGTTAGACTCATTTATCGATCACTTCCAGGCTAAAGGTATTGCTTACGAAGGACCGTTTGAAGGAAGTAGAAAAAGACCAGACGGTTCTATATTAACGTGGAGAATGTTGTTTCCTAACTCCGATTCAACTAGTGAAACGTTGCCGTTCCTCATTGAATGGGGGGATGAGATGAATAAACCACAAAACCCTTCCTTTATTAATCGAGAAAAATTTACCACGATTCACTTAGGAACAACGGATCTTACGAAAACGGTAGAAAAACTAACAGAGATTTATCAAATCAAGCCAACAAAGGAATTTGAGTTCCCACTAGAGAACGGCACCTTGATCGTTCGCGAAGGAAATGGTGCTAGGATTACAACAGAAACGATGTAA
- a CDS encoding IS200/IS605 family accessory protein TnpB-related protein, protein MGRKAYFSKRVYKNALAQNHVDSIRHALFVFNQAKHYSFSTNVKELRSGKSKRDGVSLHVHVKKKFELNDYYTNSIVQEVKALLKSQKELQKLYMSNKKEQIKSVKKKIKTTKSKLTSLRKVKTSIAKGKINLPGNLKHIQQHGNLFGVHYKNETLIFFHVYSFEHAYIDSEISKLKSRLGRLEFRLDRLEKMLCSLKGNIHNVVFGTKKLFRSQFTLDTYKNNHDLWKQDWTQSRYNQMTISGRKDAKSGNFVFHYNPKTHQLTFQTPDGTIVHIEDLVFPYGQEQIDSAVEKQMNLQSKDRKLLGKSVGWSIEDKGDYYIFKCLLDIPTSEYKNHSKADGLIGVDCNVDHFAVSNVNHKGQFVNSFVLDFDLVGKSSNQVTKILEAEAIAIVDYAVNHHKGIAVEKLDTTKSKVSNPYGNKKANMRMSLFAYRKMVSAIKSRAEKLGIEVHEVNPAYTSQIGKMKYMKRFGISIHQAASYVIARRAMGYKEKLPPMLHSLVPEKKQGLHHWAQWNAVSRLLSDVPTFWFGHLELSDIVRLRDELSSLGFLLESKRRKDNLTKEESGKSIA, encoded by the coding sequence ATGGGGAGGAAAGCATATTTTTCAAAACGTGTATATAAAAACGCACTGGCGCAAAATCATGTGGATTCCATACGTCACGCTCTTTTTGTGTTCAATCAAGCAAAACATTACTCTTTTTCGACGAATGTTAAAGAACTTCGTTCAGGAAAATCAAAAAGGGATGGGGTTTCTTTGCATGTGCATGTGAAGAAAAAATTCGAACTGAATGATTACTATACCAACAGCATTGTCCAAGAAGTGAAGGCTCTTTTAAAATCCCAAAAAGAATTGCAGAAGCTATACATGTCGAATAAAAAAGAGCAAATCAAATCGGTGAAAAAGAAAATCAAGACGACCAAAAGTAAATTAACCTCATTGAGAAAAGTAAAAACTTCTATCGCCAAAGGTAAAATCAATCTTCCAGGTAACTTGAAACACATTCAACAACATGGAAACTTGTTTGGAGTTCATTATAAAAATGAAACGCTTATTTTCTTCCATGTCTATTCTTTTGAACATGCGTACATAGATTCTGAAATATCTAAATTAAAAAGCCGTTTAGGTCGTTTGGAATTCCGACTAGATAGATTAGAGAAGATGCTGTGTAGCCTAAAAGGGAATATCCATAACGTTGTTTTCGGCACGAAAAAACTATTTCGTTCTCAATTCACGTTAGATACATATAAAAACAATCATGACCTTTGGAAACAGGATTGGACCCAATCTCGGTACAATCAAATGACGATTTCCGGAAGGAAAGATGCTAAATCAGGAAATTTTGTTTTTCATTACAATCCGAAAACCCATCAGTTAACATTCCAAACTCCCGACGGAACCATCGTCCACATCGAAGATCTCGTATTTCCTTATGGGCAAGAACAAATAGATTCAGCTGTGGAAAAACAAATGAACTTACAATCCAAAGATAGGAAACTTCTAGGAAAATCGGTTGGTTGGTCAATCGAAGACAAAGGCGACTACTATATCTTTAAGTGTTTGCTAGATATCCCAACATCAGAGTATAAAAACCATAGCAAAGCGGATGGGTTAATTGGTGTGGATTGTAACGTAGATCACTTTGCTGTATCGAATGTAAACCATAAAGGTCAGTTCGTTAATAGTTTTGTTTTGGATTTCGACCTTGTTGGAAAAAGTTCCAATCAGGTTACCAAGATTCTTGAAGCGGAGGCCATTGCTATTGTTGATTATGCGGTGAACCATCATAAAGGAATCGCGGTAGAAAAGCTGGATACAACCAAATCGAAAGTCTCTAACCCTTATGGAAATAAAAAAGCAAATATGCGTATGAGCTTATTTGCCTATCGTAAAATGGTTTCTGCTATTAAAAGTAGAGCAGAGAAATTAGGGATTGAAGTTCATGAAGTGAATCCAGCTTATACTTCTCAAATTGGTAAAATGAAATATATGAAGCGTTTTGGAATCTCTATTCACCAGGCTGCTTCTTACGTCATTGCTCGAAGAGCAATGGGATACAAAGAGAAGCTTCCACCAATGTTGCATTCCCTTGTTCCAGAGAAGAAACAAGGTCTACATCATTGGGCGCAATGGAACGCAGTTTCTCGACTCCTAAGTGATGTCCCAACTTTCTGGTTCGGTCATTTAGAACTTTCTGACATAGTAAGGCTTCGCGATGAACTCTCCTCTCTCGGTTTCCTGTTGGAATCTAAGAGAAGGAAAGACAATCTTACTAAAGAGGAAAGTGGAAAATCCATTGCCTAG
- a CDS encoding DUF368 domain-containing protein, translating into MEWKNIYRGMIMGASDVIPGVSGGTIAVVLGIYDQLIESINGFFSREWKKHLGFLLPLGAGIVASILLLSHVIEWLFEHYPGPTKFFFLGLIIGVLPYLFHKAEAKRTFKLQHIVLLLIGAAIVASMVFFQTGESEPMTEFSFQSYLFLFFSGMIASSAMILPGISGSFILLIIGVYSTIISAVSDLRLDVIAVVGVGILIGIVLMSKIIHFFLENFTTGTYAVVIGLVIGSIVVIFPGVPAGGAIILSVVTFALGLGLAYLLGKVEYKA; encoded by the coding sequence ATGGAATGGAAAAACATTTATCGTGGAATGATTATGGGAGCTAGTGATGTGATCCCAGGTGTAAGTGGAGGTACGATTGCCGTTGTTTTAGGAATTTATGATCAACTAATTGAATCTATTAACGGGTTTTTTAGCCGAGAATGGAAAAAACACTTAGGTTTTTTGTTGCCGTTAGGGGCGGGGATTGTTGCCTCTATTTTACTGTTGAGTCATGTGATTGAATGGTTATTTGAGCATTATCCAGGCCCGACAAAATTTTTCTTCCTCGGTCTGATTATTGGAGTCTTGCCTTACTTGTTTCATAAAGCGGAAGCGAAAAGGACCTTTAAGCTCCAACATATTGTTTTGCTGTTGATAGGAGCTGCTATTGTGGCGTCCATGGTGTTTTTTCAAACAGGGGAGTCCGAACCTATGACCGAATTTAGCTTTCAATCTTATTTATTTTTGTTTTTCTCTGGGATGATTGCGAGTAGTGCGATGATTCTCCCTGGTATCAGTGGTTCGTTCATTTTATTAATAATCGGTGTGTACTCCACAATTATTAGTGCTGTTTCAGACTTGCGTCTTGATGTCATCGCCGTAGTCGGTGTTGGTATCTTGATTGGGATTGTTCTGATGAGTAAAATCATTCATTTCTTTTTAGAAAATTTTACGACAGGGACATATGCAGTTGTCATTGGATTAGTTATTGGATCCATTGTGGTCATTTTTCCAGGCGTACCTGCAGGTGGCGCGATTATACTAAGTGTGGTAACCTTTGCACTTGGATTGGGTCTTGCATATCTCTTGGGCAAAGTAGAATACAAGGCTTAA
- a CDS encoding PadR family transcriptional regulator, producing MFNRELVKGSTSLLVLQLLNERDMYGYELVKEMDKRSEHHLQIKEGTLYPALHKLEKQAYIECYWQNQEKGPARKYYRITQAGIDMLEEKTSEWHRYVQVMNRLIRRDES from the coding sequence ATGTTTAATCGAGAACTAGTAAAAGGCAGTACCTCCCTTCTTGTTTTACAGTTATTGAACGAGCGTGATATGTACGGATATGAATTAGTAAAAGAAATGGATAAGCGCAGCGAGCATCATCTTCAAATCAAAGAAGGAACTCTATACCCAGCTCTTCATAAGTTAGAAAAACAAGCTTATATCGAGTGCTACTGGCAAAATCAAGAAAAGGGCCCAGCTCGTAAGTACTATCGGATTACACAAGCAGGTATAGATATGCTGGAAGAAAAGACGAGTGAATGGCATCGATACGTACAGGTGATGAACCGGTTGATCAGGAGAGATGAGTCGTGA
- a CDS encoding cupredoxin domain-containing protein, with translation MKKFVLSILILSFVFLLAACGGGDESSESESAEKADKSVQIEATNFKFDKEEYTVKAGEPVNIEFASAEGMHGLMIPELDVNIEGDGTKTITPEEPGEYAIRCSIPCGTGHAEMQATLIVQ, from the coding sequence ATGAAAAAGTTTGTACTATCCATTTTAATATTAAGCTTTGTATTCCTATTGGCAGCTTGTGGTGGTGGAGATGAATCTTCCGAAAGCGAATCTGCGGAAAAAGCGGACAAGTCGGTTCAAATTGAAGCTACTAACTTTAAATTTGACAAAGAGGAATATACGGTAAAAGCAGGAGAGCCTGTTAACATTGAATTTGCAAGCGCAGAAGGCATGCATGGTCTTATGATTCCAGAGCTGGACGTGAACATTGAAGGAGACGGAACAAAGACGATTACACCAGAAGAACCAGGTGAATACGCGATTAGATGTAGCATTCCATGTGGAACAGGACATGCTGAAATGCAAGCAACATTGATTGTACAATAA